A portion of the Actomonas aquatica genome contains these proteins:
- a CDS encoding PAS domain-containing protein → MARPKIQPTGEEVTFSPDEVIVSKTDPRGVITYANAVFQRVSGYTEAELLGQPHNLIRHPDMPACVFKLLWDVVQSGQEIFAYVNNLAKDGRNYWVFAHVTPSCDASGRIVAYHSNRRVPHPDALAKVKPLYRTLLEAERAAGGGAAGMAASLALVEKTLAAAGQSYGEFVFSLSAETSLAASL, encoded by the coding sequence ATGGCACGTCCCAAAATCCAACCCACCGGCGAGGAGGTCACCTTTTCGCCCGACGAGGTCATCGTCTCCAAGACGGACCCGCGCGGGGTGATCACCTACGCCAACGCGGTTTTCCAGCGCGTCTCGGGCTACACCGAGGCCGAGTTGCTGGGCCAGCCGCACAATCTCATTCGCCACCCCGATATGCCGGCCTGCGTCTTCAAACTCCTTTGGGATGTCGTCCAGAGCGGCCAGGAGATCTTCGCCTACGTCAACAACCTGGCCAAGGACGGGCGCAACTACTGGGTCTTCGCCCACGTGACGCCGAGCTGTGACGCCTCCGGCCGCATCGTGGCTTACCATTCCAATCGCCGGGTGCCGCATCCGGATGCCCTCGCCAAGGTCAAACCGCTCTACCGCACCTTGCTCGAAGCCGAGCGCGCCGCCGGTGGTGGTGCTGCCGGCATGGCCGCCTCCTTGGCCCTCGTTGAAAAGACCCTCGCCGCCGCCGGCCAGAGCTACGGTGAGTTTGTCTTCAGTCTTTCCGCCGAAACCAGTCTCGCCGCTTCGTTATGA
- a CDS encoding DUF1223 domain-containing protein: MFLLLGATLATAAATAAEPSHTWRSGPDPVPLLELFTSEGCSSCPPAEAWLAGLRHDPGLWRDFVPLAWHVTYWDRLGWPDRFANPAYTKRQYSYAAAWGSGRVYTPGVVRGGTEWSWRSGRALGASAAGARGGELIAELRDGALRVAYAPLGEPDAKDLEVHVALLGGAIVSDVRRGENRGRRLQHEFVVLAWTRASLRDGRGEMTLPEVPTDLKAGRRAVAVWVSRPGEPTPLQATGGWLE, from the coding sequence TTGTTTTTACTGCTCGGCGCGACACTCGCCACGGCCGCGGCCACCGCCGCGGAGCCGTCCCACACGTGGCGCAGCGGGCCGGACCCCGTGCCGCTCCTGGAACTTTTCACCAGCGAAGGCTGCTCCAGTTGTCCGCCCGCCGAGGCCTGGCTGGCCGGGCTGCGTCACGATCCCGGCCTGTGGCGCGACTTTGTGCCGCTGGCCTGGCATGTCACCTACTGGGATCGACTCGGCTGGCCCGACCGCTTCGCCAACCCGGCGTATACAAAACGTCAATACAGCTACGCCGCGGCCTGGGGCTCCGGCCGCGTCTACACGCCCGGCGTGGTGCGGGGAGGCACCGAATGGTCCTGGCGGAGTGGGCGGGCGCTGGGTGCGAGCGCCGCGGGAGCGCGCGGTGGTGAACTGATCGCGGAGCTGCGCGACGGCGCGTTGCGAGTGGCTTACGCGCCTCTCGGCGAGCCCGACGCCAAAGACCTCGAAGTGCACGTGGCACTGCTCGGTGGCGCGATCGTGAGTGACGTGCGCCGCGGCGAAAACCGCGGTCGCCGCCTGCAGCATGAGTTTGTGGTGTTGGCGTGGACGCGGGCCTCGCTGCGCGACGGGCGTGGCGAGATGACATTGCCCGAGGTGCCGACCGACCTGAAAGCCGGGCGCCGAGCGGTGGCGGTGTGGGTGAGTCGCCCCGGCGAACCGACGCCGTTGCAGGCAACGGGCGGTTGGTTGGAGTGA
- a CDS encoding aldo/keto reductase, producing the protein MERRRLGRSNLTVTDLCFGTMTFGARNTEEEAFALLDRAYEAGINFYDTAEIYPVPPKAEWVHRTEEIVGRWLQTKPRASIILATKVVGPAHGWFVPPVRHGNAALDRHHIRTAVEGSLRRLQTDYIDLYQTHWPDPDGSYEEILEALTELKEEGLVRIVGSSNESAWGTMKAEAVAAANGFARYETIQNNFSILNRRFEDALAEICRREKISCLPYSPLGGGVCSGKYNDGALPEPARFTEYLKGDGERQKKMSNRFVNERSLNTVTALHELAREAGLNPVAMCLAWSRQHDFVASSIFGATTMEQLEENLGALDLTLSSDVLAKIDAITQRWPYPLG; encoded by the coding sequence ATGGAACGACGCCGCCTTGGACGCAGCAATCTCACTGTCACCGACTTATGCTTCGGCACGATGACCTTTGGTGCCCGCAACACCGAGGAGGAGGCTTTCGCCCTGCTCGACCGCGCCTACGAGGCCGGCATCAATTTTTACGACACCGCCGAGATTTATCCCGTGCCGCCCAAAGCCGAGTGGGTCCACCGCACCGAGGAAATCGTCGGCCGTTGGCTGCAGACCAAACCCCGCGCGTCGATCATTCTCGCCACCAAGGTTGTCGGCCCGGCCCACGGCTGGTTCGTGCCGCCGGTGCGTCACGGCAATGCCGCCCTCGATCGCCATCACATCCGCACCGCCGTGGAGGGTAGCCTGCGCCGCCTCCAGACCGACTACATCGATCTCTACCAAACCCACTGGCCCGACCCTGACGGCAGCTACGAGGAAATCCTCGAAGCGCTCACCGAACTGAAGGAGGAGGGCCTGGTGCGCATCGTCGGATCCAGCAATGAAAGCGCCTGGGGCACGATGAAGGCCGAGGCCGTCGCGGCCGCCAACGGCTTCGCCCGCTACGAAACGATCCAGAACAACTTCTCCATCCTCAACCGCCGCTTCGAAGACGCGCTGGCCGAGATCTGCCGCCGCGAGAAAATCAGCTGCCTGCCCTACTCTCCTTTGGGCGGCGGCGTGTGCTCGGGCAAATACAACGACGGCGCCCTGCCCGAACCCGCCCGCTTCACCGAATACCTCAAAGGCGACGGCGAACGGCAGAAAAAGATGAGCAACCGCTTCGTCAACGAGCGCAGCCTCAACACCGTCACCGCGCTGCACGAGCTCGCCCGCGAGGCCGGCCTCAATCCGGTCGCGATGTGCCTCGCCTGGAGCCGCCAGCACGACTTCGTGGCCTCTTCCATCTTCGGCGCCACGACGATGGAGCAGCTCGAAGAAAACCTCGGCGCGCTCGACCTCACGCTGAGCAGCGACGTCCTCGCGAAAATCGACGCCATCACCCAGCGCTGGCCGTATCCACTAGGCTGA
- a CDS encoding N-acetylglucosamine kinase, with protein sequence MCSVGNNNSTYRIGVDGGGTKTELILVDEQGKVVARQVAPGCNPNAVGPDQARAVLLTALGEIHRGTVTHTHLYMAGAPAFWRELAAELQDFGTVHTADDSLPVLELATGGQPGIVLHGGTGSFVAARGPDGSVHYAGGLGWRFGDPGSGYDLGRRAIAQGLLELQGWSPATRLGPIVRSHGELGNDADAAALTRHFYQGDEPNKRIAALAPAVLHLASEGDPTARQLVLESAKGLLDLAIHVATRLFVATPLDAIPAGLSGPILTHPAVLSALASRSPLPLTPVTDAPILGVQRLLQRIP encoded by the coding sequence GTGTGTTCCGTGGGCAACAACAACAGCACCTATCGCATCGGCGTCGACGGCGGGGGGACCAAGACCGAACTCATTCTGGTGGATGAGCAGGGCAAGGTGGTCGCGCGACAGGTTGCGCCGGGTTGCAATCCCAACGCCGTGGGTCCCGATCAGGCGCGGGCGGTGTTGCTGACGGCCCTCGGTGAAATCCACCGCGGCACTGTCACCCACACGCACCTCTACATGGCGGGCGCGCCAGCCTTTTGGCGGGAATTGGCGGCGGAGCTGCAGGACTTCGGCACCGTCCACACCGCCGACGATTCCCTACCCGTCCTGGAACTCGCGACCGGCGGCCAACCTGGCATCGTCTTGCACGGGGGCACCGGCTCCTTTGTCGCCGCGCGCGGTCCCGATGGTTCAGTGCATTACGCCGGTGGGCTGGGCTGGCGTTTTGGGGATCCCGGCAGCGGCTACGACTTGGGTCGGCGCGCCATCGCTCAAGGGCTGCTCGAACTGCAGGGCTGGTCACCCGCCACCCGCCTTGGTCCCATCGTGCGCAGCCATGGCGAACTGGGCAACGACGCCGATGCCGCCGCGCTCACCCGCCATTTCTACCAAGGCGACGAGCCCAACAAACGCATCGCCGCGCTCGCGCCCGCCGTCCTGCACCTTGCCTCCGAAGGCGACCCCACCGCCCGCCAACTCGTGCTCGAGTCGGCCAAAGGCTTGCTCGACCTCGCCATCCATGTGGCGACCCGACTGTTTGTGGCGACACCTCTCGATGCGATTCCCGCCGGTCTCAGCGGCCCCATTCTCACCCATCCCGCGGTGCTCTCCGCGCTCGCGTCGCGCTCGCCGCTGCCCCTCACGCCGGTGACCGACGCACCCATTCTCGGCGTGCAACGTCTGCTGCAACGCATCCCGTAG
- a CDS encoding response regulator transcription factor — translation MRVLVAEDEPKVASHLQQGLAEAGYAVDVAADGAEALWLATTHPYDAMVCDVMMPALDGVSVVRQLRRRQLTFPVIMLTARHGLEDRVAGLDAGADDYLAKPFSMIELLARLRAVLRRQRPEANDRMRVADLELDLIAHTVRRGDQTLSLTNREFALLELLMTASPKPVSKTAIIEHVWDQHFDSGTNVVNVYINYLRTKVDRDGLPPLIHTVRGVGFALRPPPATD, via the coding sequence ATGCGCGTGCTGGTCGCCGAGGATGAACCCAAAGTCGCCTCCCATCTCCAACAAGGATTGGCCGAGGCGGGTTACGCGGTGGACGTCGCTGCCGACGGCGCCGAGGCGCTGTGGCTGGCCACCACTCATCCCTACGACGCGATGGTCTGCGACGTCATGATGCCCGCCCTCGACGGCGTGAGTGTGGTGCGGCAACTGCGCCGCCGCCAGCTCACCTTCCCCGTCATCATGCTCACCGCCCGCCACGGCCTCGAGGACCGGGTGGCGGGCCTCGACGCCGGCGCCGACGACTACCTGGCCAAACCCTTTTCGATGATCGAACTGCTGGCGCGCCTGCGCGCCGTGCTGCGACGCCAGCGCCCCGAAGCCAACGACCGCATGCGCGTGGCCGACCTCGAGCTCGACCTCATCGCCCACACCGTGCGCCGCGGCGATCAGACCCTCAGCCTCACCAACCGCGAGTTCGCGCTGCTCGAGTTGCTCATGACCGCCAGCCCCAAACCCGTGAGCAAAACCGCCATCATCGAACACGTGTGGGACCAGCACTTCGACTCCGGCACCAACGTCGTAAACGTCTACATCAACTACCTGCGCACCAAGGTCGACCGCGACGGCCTGCCGCCCCTCATCCACACCGTGCGCGGCGTCGGCTTCGCCCTGCGTCCGCCGCCGGCCACCGACTGA
- a CDS encoding alpha/beta hydrolase: protein MRRLLIPFIMATTLALSATGTPQVLPLWEGTPPNHQTSELVEVGELRDTIFWYYQVQHPTIEVRRPSVGAANGQAVIVCPGGGYWGLAYDWEGTDTANWLNSIGVTAIVLKYRTPEDVSNVKPWLSPLLDAQRAIRLTRAHAAEWGIDPTKVGIMGFSAGGHLASTAATHFDAGDPGAADPVDRLSSRPDFAILIYPVISMEDGVTHGGSRTNLLGEAPTTELIEHYSNDLQVTADTPPTFLLHASDDDAVPVENSLRFYRALIAHGVSAEMHLYPTGGHGFALAIGKGHLQGWTARCADWLATLSQE from the coding sequence ATGCGCCGTCTGTTAATCCCCTTCATCATGGCCACCACCCTCGCTCTTTCTGCCACCGGCACCCCCCAAGTCCTTCCGCTCTGGGAAGGCACGCCACCCAACCACCAAACCTCTGAGCTCGTTGAAGTCGGCGAGCTGCGGGACACCATCTTTTGGTATTACCAGGTGCAGCACCCGACCATCGAGGTGCGGCGCCCGTCGGTCGGCGCCGCCAACGGTCAGGCCGTCATCGTGTGCCCAGGCGGTGGATACTGGGGCCTGGCCTACGACTGGGAAGGCACCGACACCGCCAACTGGCTTAACAGCATCGGCGTCACCGCCATCGTGCTCAAATACCGCACGCCCGAGGACGTCAGCAACGTGAAGCCCTGGCTGTCACCGCTGCTCGACGCGCAGCGCGCCATCCGCCTCACCCGCGCCCATGCCGCCGAATGGGGCATCGATCCGACCAAGGTCGGCATCATGGGCTTCTCCGCCGGCGGCCACCTCGCCTCGACGGCGGCGACTCACTTTGACGCCGGTGACCCGGGAGCCGCCGACCCGGTCGATCGCCTGAGCAGCCGTCCCGACTTCGCGATCCTAATTTATCCGGTGATCAGCATGGAGGACGGCGTCACCCACGGCGGCAGTCGCACCAACCTCCTCGGCGAAGCACCCACCACGGAGTTGATCGAACACTACTCCAACGACCTCCAGGTCACCGCCGACACCCCGCCCACTTTTCTGCTGCACGCCAGCGACGACGACGCGGTGCCGGTCGAGAACAGCCTGCGTTTCTACCGTGCGCTCATCGCCCACGGCGTGTCCGCCGAGATGCACCTGTATCCAACCGGTGGACACGGCTTCGCCCTCGCCATCGGCAAAGGCCACCTCCAAGGCTGGACCGCCCGCTGCGCCGATTGGCTCGCGACGCTTTCGCAAGAATAG
- a CDS encoding DUF481 domain-containing protein has product MNISSIKKTAVALLIASLASVGLQADVIATKDGARLVGTIKKIDGGKVTLGTTYAGDITINQSEVESITMDNPLVVRLEGGTTMEGTVTTSASGQVSIAGKDGTISTTVGKIATTWAPGGTDPAVAALQRKWAYEAAVDITGKAGNREQLGTAVALRATLSNAKDKLQFYTSYNRQETDNVKSADQFKAGVDYQNNFKGHMSWYVRNEGGFDRIKDIELYNVSAAGIGYDFIKKPHQTLTGRAGLSFRYEGYKNPITEDVKSAGLDFGLNHSYEFATMKMTNALTFVPSFDDFANYRAIHDSFFEMPITASKWKLRIGLNNDYTSEPAPGVKSMDTTYYTRLVLNWD; this is encoded by the coding sequence ATGAACATTTCCTCAATCAAGAAGACGGCGGTCGCGTTGCTGATCGCTTCCCTCGCCAGCGTCGGCCTGCAGGCCGATGTGATCGCGACCAAGGATGGCGCGCGCCTCGTCGGCACCATCAAGAAGATCGATGGCGGCAAGGTCACGCTCGGCACGACCTATGCCGGCGACATCACGATCAACCAAAGCGAGGTGGAGTCCATCACCATGGACAACCCGCTGGTGGTTCGCCTCGAGGGCGGCACGACCATGGAGGGCACCGTGACGACGTCCGCCTCCGGTCAGGTTTCGATCGCGGGCAAGGATGGCACGATCAGCACCACGGTGGGCAAGATCGCCACCACCTGGGCGCCCGGTGGCACCGATCCGGCGGTGGCCGCACTCCAGCGCAAGTGGGCTTATGAGGCTGCCGTCGACATCACCGGCAAGGCCGGCAATCGCGAGCAGCTCGGCACCGCCGTGGCCCTGCGCGCCACGCTCTCCAACGCCAAGGACAAGCTCCAGTTTTACACCAGCTACAACCGCCAGGAGACCGACAACGTGAAGTCGGCCGACCAGTTCAAGGCCGGGGTGGACTACCAAAACAACTTCAAGGGTCACATGTCGTGGTATGTGCGTAACGAAGGCGGCTTCGACCGCATCAAGGACATCGAGCTCTACAACGTGTCCGCTGCCGGTATCGGTTACGACTTCATCAAGAAGCCGCACCAAACTCTCACCGGTCGCGCCGGTCTCTCGTTCCGCTATGAGGGTTACAAGAACCCGATCACCGAGGACGTGAAGAGCGCCGGTTTGGACTTCGGCCTCAACCACAGCTACGAGTTCGCGACCATGAAGATGACCAACGCGCTCACCTTCGTGCCGTCCTTCGACGATTTCGCCAACTACCGCGCCATCCACGACTCGTTCTTCGAAATGCCGATCACGGCCTCGAAGTGGAAGCTGCGCATCGGCCTCAACAACGATTACACCAGCGAGCCGGCTCCCGGGGTGAAGAGCATGGACACCACCTACTACACCCGTCTCGTCCTCAACTGGGACTGA
- a CDS encoding sugar isomerase domain-containing protein yields the protein MSSPADSYFETATALLQRARETNAATLKTCGALIGQSIADGGVLHTFGSGHSEIIGREIIGRAGGLMPVSGVFDPGMGFSENVVGYGTRLAERYHNTHGLHAGEVIIVISNSGKNASPIEVALAAKARGLTVIGLTSVAMSSTAKTVHPGGQNLHAVADHVLDNLGVSGDAIVEVAEGQMAGPTSTLIGATLLNLLALETMTWLRDNGHELPVVRSQNLPGGMEANIALSKKYRTRLSKLIG from the coding sequence ATGTCTTCCCCCGCAGATTCTTATTTCGAAACCGCCACCGCGCTCCTCCAGCGCGCCCGCGAAACCAACGCCGCCACGCTCAAAACCTGCGGCGCCCTCATCGGCCAATCGATCGCCGACGGCGGCGTGTTGCACACCTTCGGCAGCGGCCATTCTGAGATCATCGGCCGCGAGATCATCGGCCGCGCGGGCGGCCTCATGCCCGTCTCGGGCGTCTTCGATCCCGGCATGGGCTTTTCGGAAAACGTCGTCGGTTACGGCACCCGCCTCGCCGAGCGTTACCACAACACCCACGGCCTGCACGCCGGCGAAGTCATCATCGTCATTTCCAACTCGGGCAAAAACGCCTCTCCCATCGAAGTCGCCCTCGCCGCCAAAGCCCGCGGACTCACCGTCATCGGCCTCACCTCGGTGGCCATGAGCAGCACCGCCAAAACGGTCCATCCCGGCGGCCAGAACCTGCACGCCGTGGCCGACCACGTCTTGGACAACCTCGGCGTTTCCGGCGACGCCATCGTCGAAGTCGCGGAGGGCCAAATGGCCGGCCCCACCTCAACGCTCATTGGCGCCACCCTGCTCAACCTGCTCGCCCTCGAAACCATGACCTGGCTCCGCGACAATGGCCATGAGTTGCCCGTGGTGCGCAGCCAAAACCTGCCCGGCGGCATGGAAGCCAACATCGCGCTTTCCAAAAAATACCGCACCCGCCTCTCCAAACTCATCGGCTGA
- a CDS encoding DUF2231 domain-containing protein, with product MLAQIIPDPLHPALVHFPIVLLLLGAPVAIAAAFTRRAHLPFIAAALLSLGALGSIVAVQSGGEEEEIVEDALPNEAILHEHEEWAERTNATAIVAALVALGAVALTRKPTIARGLSITTAVIALAAAVGVGFTGHYGGKLVYQQGAGIHPRLATATDGNPTAGSADASSRRRHHDDDDDDDH from the coding sequence ATGCTTGCTCAAATCATACCCGATCCGCTGCACCCCGCGCTGGTGCATTTCCCCATCGTCCTGCTGCTCCTTGGTGCGCCGGTGGCCATCGCCGCCGCCTTTACTCGCCGGGCCCACCTGCCCTTCATCGCCGCCGCCCTGCTCAGCCTCGGCGCCCTCGGTTCCATCGTCGCCGTGCAATCCGGCGGCGAGGAAGAGGAGATCGTCGAGGATGCGTTGCCCAACGAGGCCATCCTGCACGAGCACGAGGAATGGGCCGAACGCACCAACGCCACCGCTATCGTCGCGGCACTTGTCGCCCTCGGGGCCGTTGCTCTCACCCGCAAGCCAACCATCGCCCGCGGGCTCAGCATCACCACGGCCGTCATCGCCCTCGCCGCCGCGGTGGGCGTCGGCTTCACCGGACACTACGGTGGCAAGCTGGTCTACCAACAAGGCGCCGGCATCCATCCACGCCTGGCCACCGCCACCGACGGCAACCCGACCGCGGGTTCGGCCGACGCGTCGTCCCGTCGCCGACATCACGACGACGACGATGATGACGACCATTAA
- a CDS encoding class I SAM-dependent methyltransferase has product MAIANQWRHYRLLDAGAGMKMERWGKVTLVRPDPQVIWPRRAGPKWTDWDGYYHRSDRGGGKWEFNTKLPDSWHLDYDSLGLRFRISPTSFKHTGLFPEQAVNWEWCTERIKTARAAGREVNVLNLFGYTGGATCAAAKAGANVCHVDAAEGMVKWCRENAALSGLADAPIRYIVDDCLKFVRREIRRGRTYDAIIMDPPTYGRGSGGEMWKLESHLWELLDECGKLLSDQPVFFLINAYTARLSPTVVGNLLAELAHQKRLGGTITSGEVGLPIEADGKTLPCGVYGRWEH; this is encoded by the coding sequence ATGGCAATCGCGAACCAGTGGCGACACTACCGTCTGCTGGACGCGGGTGCGGGCATGAAAATGGAGCGCTGGGGCAAGGTGACCCTCGTAAGACCCGACCCGCAGGTGATTTGGCCACGCCGCGCCGGCCCGAAATGGACCGACTGGGACGGCTACTACCACCGCAGCGACCGGGGCGGCGGCAAGTGGGAGTTTAACACGAAATTACCCGACTCCTGGCACCTCGACTACGACTCGCTGGGCCTGCGTTTTCGCATCTCGCCCACCTCCTTCAAACACACCGGCCTCTTCCCGGAGCAGGCGGTCAACTGGGAGTGGTGCACCGAACGCATCAAAACCGCCCGCGCCGCCGGTCGGGAAGTAAACGTGCTCAACCTCTTCGGCTACACCGGCGGCGCCACCTGTGCTGCGGCCAAAGCCGGCGCCAACGTCTGCCACGTCGACGCCGCCGAAGGCATGGTGAAATGGTGCCGTGAGAACGCTGCCCTCAGCGGCCTGGCCGACGCCCCCATCCGCTACATCGTCGACGACTGCCTCAAATTTGTCCGTCGCGAGATCCGCCGCGGTCGCACCTACGACGCCATCATCATGGATCCGCCCACCTACGGGCGCGGCAGCGGCGGCGAAATGTGGAAACTCGAGAGCCACCTCTGGGAACTGCTCGACGAGTGCGGCAAGCTGCTCTCCGACCAACCCGTCTTTTTCCTCATCAACGCCTACACCGCCCGCCTCTCGCCCACCGTGGTCGGCAACCTGCTCGCCGAACTCGCCCACCAAAAACGGCTCGGCGGCACCATCACCAGCGGCGAAGTCGGCCTGCCCATCGAAGCCGACGGCAAAACCCTCCCCTGCGGCGTCTACGGCCGCTGGGAGCACTAA
- a CDS encoding TonB family protein: MRIWLRWWVVLVVVGGGLFAQGASSEGEIWQELETVFARDRETDRNDGAGRRKIFEAYARLAEQGVAAASWRLGQMWEEGDGGAVDTVKARECYAAAVDAGLAAANFNRGLLALQGLGEGRDVAVGVAHITAAAESGYVPAQRVLARIHADDRFGVEDPTKALRWAREAAAQDDAAGQVQVGDLVTQGIGIERDVLLARDWYQLSAEQDYGDAMLMMGKSLIDSGDPLIGMQWLELAGSAGNLDAAFLTAVVGMRIGRDEVAKDDPTANAVVQALLLGAFQTLAEKGQGQAIEVVELVAAGDSLFEAVEYVMETSHTERMRRRFELAARRTVETPNGTIEPPKIIHITEIEIPVIAELGEVTGEAQVKMTINFQGKVIAVDLMNPLHPALEAAVRKAVLQWRFEPAKINGEPMAVQTTFTVSLQHSRLKSLGGGVEEQL; encoded by the coding sequence ATGCGAATATGGCTCCGATGGTGGGTGGTTTTGGTGGTGGTAGGAGGGGGCCTGTTCGCTCAAGGAGCTTCTTCCGAGGGTGAGATCTGGCAGGAGCTGGAAACGGTTTTTGCGCGGGATCGGGAGACGGATCGGAATGATGGCGCTGGCCGGCGCAAGATTTTCGAAGCTTATGCCCGCTTGGCGGAGCAGGGGGTGGCGGCGGCATCGTGGCGACTGGGTCAGATGTGGGAGGAGGGTGACGGTGGGGCGGTGGATACCGTGAAAGCGCGGGAGTGTTATGCCGCAGCTGTCGACGCGGGACTAGCCGCAGCAAATTTTAATCGCGGGTTGTTGGCCCTGCAGGGATTGGGTGAGGGGCGGGATGTCGCCGTGGGCGTAGCCCATATCACAGCAGCGGCGGAGTCCGGTTACGTGCCGGCGCAACGGGTGTTGGCCCGCATTCATGCGGACGACCGATTTGGGGTGGAGGACCCGACGAAGGCTTTGCGTTGGGCGCGTGAGGCGGCGGCGCAGGATGATGCGGCAGGACAGGTGCAGGTGGGCGATCTGGTCACGCAGGGAATCGGGATCGAGCGCGACGTGCTCTTGGCGCGCGATTGGTATCAGTTGTCGGCCGAGCAGGACTACGGAGACGCCATGCTGATGATGGGGAAGAGTCTCATCGATAGCGGTGATCCGTTGATCGGGATGCAGTGGTTGGAACTGGCTGGCAGTGCGGGTAATTTGGATGCCGCGTTTTTGACGGCGGTGGTCGGCATGCGCATCGGCCGCGACGAGGTGGCCAAGGATGATCCCACGGCTAACGCCGTGGTGCAGGCTTTGCTTTTGGGTGCTTTTCAGACCTTGGCGGAAAAGGGGCAGGGGCAGGCGATTGAAGTAGTGGAGTTGGTTGCGGCAGGGGACAGTTTGTTTGAGGCCGTGGAGTATGTGATGGAGACGTCCCACACCGAGCGCATGCGACGTCGTTTCGAGTTGGCTGCCCGGCGCACGGTGGAGACTCCGAATGGCACGATCGAACCGCCGAAGATCATTCACATCACCGAAATTGAGATACCGGTGATTGCGGAGTTGGGCGAAGTGACCGGGGAGGCGCAGGTGAAGATGACGATCAATTTTCAGGGCAAGGTGATCGCCGTGGATCTCATGAATCCGTTGCACCCCGCGTTGGAGGCGGCGGTGCGCAAGGCGGTGCTGCAGTGGAGGTTTGAGCCGGCCAAAATCAACGGGGAACCGATGGCGGTGCAGACCACCTTCACCGTGTCGCTGCAGCACTCGCGGCTGAAGTCGCTCGGTGGTGGGGTCGAAGAACAGCTGTAA
- a CDS encoding histidine kinase dimerization/phospho-acceptor domain-containing protein → MKSLRWRITLWFTLSLLVVLAVFVGLTYLHLLHELRVEKWERGLPGHETWTLHGNYSDGEVADIAGELLHLSLIYAVPVILLTLALGFYLAKRAFAPVQLLNRQLQAIGPRRLDQRVDVPHADDEFRDIERNINALLDRLDTRFRQLTEFSAQVAHELRTPLTLLRLQVEDAADRIEPALAESLQDEMRRLSDYVDQCLLLATAEQGRLSLELQPVDLAVLVREMIDVYELLAREQDRDIELNVEETAPAIQADPRRLRQMLHNLLTNALRHGAGPIHIHIGQTADHPRCEIRNAVRSTSPAPTGSADSPQLGLRIVHALAALHPGLTFTTTTSDRPTSETFTATLQWR, encoded by the coding sequence GTGAAATCCCTGCGTTGGCGCATCACCCTGTGGTTCACCCTCAGCCTGCTTGTGGTGTTGGCCGTTTTTGTGGGCCTCACCTACCTGCACCTCCTGCATGAACTGCGGGTCGAAAAATGGGAACGCGGACTCCCCGGCCACGAAACCTGGACCCTGCACGGCAACTACTCCGACGGCGAAGTGGCCGATATCGCCGGCGAACTCCTGCACCTGTCGCTGATCTACGCGGTGCCGGTCATCCTGCTCACCCTCGCACTCGGTTTCTACCTCGCCAAACGCGCCTTCGCCCCTGTCCAGCTCCTCAACCGACAACTGCAGGCCATCGGCCCCCGCCGGCTCGACCAAAGGGTCGACGTGCCGCACGCCGACGACGAGTTCCGCGACATCGAGCGCAACATCAACGCGCTGCTCGATCGCCTCGACACCCGCTTTCGCCAGCTCACCGAATTCTCCGCTCAGGTTGCCCACGAGCTGCGCACGCCCCTCACCCTCCTGCGCCTGCAGGTCGAGGATGCCGCCGACCGCATCGAACCCGCCCTCGCCGAATCCCTGCAGGACGAAATGCGCCGTCTCTCCGACTACGTCGATCAGTGCTTGCTGCTCGCCACCGCCGAACAAGGCCGCCTCTCGCTCGAACTGCAACCGGTCGACCTCGCGGTCCTCGTGCGGGAAATGATCGACGTCTATGAACTGCTGGCCCGCGAGCAGGACCGCGACATCGAGCTCAACGTGGAGGAGACCGCGCCCGCCATCCAAGCCGACCCACGACGCCTGCGACAGATGCTGCACAACCTTCTCACCAACGCCCTGCGCCACGGCGCCGGTCCGATCCACATTCACATCGGCCAGACCGCCGACCACCCGCGATGCGAAATCCGCAACGCTGTGCGATCCACCAGCCCGGCGCCAACCGGGTCCGCCGACAGTCCGCAACTCGGTCTGCGGATCGTGCATGCCCTCGCCGCCCTACACCCCGGCCTCACCTTCACCACGACCACCAGCGACCGGCCCACCAGCGAGACCTTCACGGCGACGCTGCAATGGCGTTGA